One window of the Helicobacter sp. 12S02232-10 genome contains the following:
- a CDS encoding HIT domain-containing protein: protein MDRIYSPWRSEYFGSKKSSCVFCEISLSKELDEENRVIYRDEICFAVMNRYPYTPGHFMIIPHFHTDSPELLPQEHWLHIHKLSQKAISLLYEYGASGINLGMNIKQAGGAGIPEHIHLHILPRYAGDTNFFTTIAESRTYGVDFEQVYEKIKKLAQKYLKE, encoded by the coding sequence ATGGATAGAATTTACTCCCCTTGGCGAAGTGAATATTTCGGATCAAAAAAATCTAGTTGCGTGTTTTGTGAAATCAGTCTTTCTAAAGAACTTGATGAAGAAAATAGGGTGATTTATCGCGATGAAATCTGTTTTGCAGTGATGAATCGATACCCTTATACGCCTGGTCATTTTATGATTATTCCTCATTTTCATACGGATTCTCCGGAACTTTTGCCTCAAGAGCATTGGTTGCATATCCACAAACTTTCTCAAAAAGCCATCTCTCTTTTATATGAATATGGGGCAAGCGGTATCAATTTAGGTATGAATATCAAGCAAGCTGGAGGGGCAGGAATCCCTGAACATATTCATCTACATATTCTTCCCCGATATGCTGGAGACACGAACTTCTTTACCACAATCGCAGAATCCAGAACTTATGGTGTGGATTTTGAACAGGTTTATGAAAAAATAAAAAAACTCGCTCAAAAATATCTCAAGGAGTAA
- the murF gene encoding UDP-N-acetylmuramoyl-tripeptide--D-alanyl-D-alanine ligase gives MDWLNIIDSVSRWIFILCISYYLITNLQWYNYSLYRVITKHHKRRWHFIHFVLPICVFLIAGLYEKNVIFYFYLYFIEIPLLTLWALKLDKKLIFTKRVIRFFAICFAFVAFNELLTLISKNFDQNLRFLYLLPLVFGYIFSKLYESLLLNRYTKIAKDKLAMMTSITSLKIIAITGSFGKTSIKNFLYQILQNKFNVYASPRSVNTLKGLIEDVNKNLDFGTEIYIAEAGARQKGDIKEIAFFLQHHYAVIGEIGKQHIEYFKTFENILETKLELLESKRLKKALIYDKNPIPKPIMDEKKSLIQTYPNKIKNISATLDGTSFEMELDGSWHKFETKVLGEFNVVNISAAILIAHIFKIPIQDIQKSVSRLQSVPHRLNLLSVNQKTIIDDSFNGNFKGMLEGIRLASLYPKRKIIVTPGLVESDEISNIELAKAIDAVFDIAIITGELNSKILSNHIQKPQKIILKDKTQLENILKASTHQEDLILFANDAPSYI, from the coding sequence ATGGATTGGCTAAACATCATTGATAGCGTTTCAAGATGGATTTTTATTTTATGCATCAGCTATTATTTAATCACAAATTTACAATGGTATAACTATAGCCTTTACCGGGTTATCACCAAACACCATAAACGAAGATGGCATTTCATCCATTTTGTCCTGCCTATTTGTGTCTTTCTGATCGCAGGACTATATGAAAAAAATGTTATTTTTTACTTTTACTTATATTTTATAGAGATCCCACTTTTGACTCTATGGGCTCTTAAATTAGATAAAAAACTTATTTTCACCAAGCGTGTCATAAGATTTTTCGCCATTTGTTTCGCATTTGTAGCTTTCAATGAATTGCTCACTTTAATTTCAAAAAATTTCGATCAAAACTTGCGTTTCCTCTATCTATTGCCTTTAGTATTTGGTTATATATTCTCAAAACTTTATGAAAGCTTATTGCTCAATCGTTACACTAAAATCGCAAAAGACAAGCTTGCTATGATGACATCAATAACATCTTTAAAAATCATTGCAATCACAGGAAGCTTTGGAAAAACTAGCATTAAAAACTTCTTGTATCAAATCCTTCAAAACAAATTCAATGTTTATGCCTCTCCAAGAAGTGTCAATACCTTAAAAGGTCTTATAGAAGACGTCAATAAAAACCTAGATTTTGGCACAGAAATCTACATTGCAGAAGCTGGAGCAAGACAAAAAGGCGATATCAAAGAAATTGCTTTCTTTTTGCAACACCATTATGCAGTTATAGGAGAAATCGGCAAGCAACACATTGAATATTTCAAAACATTTGAAAATATCCTTGAGACTAAACTTGAACTTCTAGAATCCAAGCGACTCAAAAAAGCTTTGATATATGATAAAAACCCTATTCCAAAGCCGATTATGGATGAAAAAAAATCCCTGATTCAAACTTATCCTAACAAGATTAAAAATATTTCAGCCACGTTAGATGGTACTTCTTTTGAAATGGAGTTAGATGGGTCTTGGCACAAGTTTGAAACAAAGGTTTTAGGAGAATTCAACGTGGTCAATATCAGTGCTGCCATACTCATTGCCCATATTTTTAAAATCCCTATTCAAGATATCCAAAAATCTGTTTCTAGACTGCAATCTGTCCCCCATCGTCTCAATCTTTTAAGCGTCAATCAAAAAACCATTATTGATGATAGCTTCAACGGGAATTTTAAAGGTATGCTTGAGGGCATTAGGCTCGCAAGCCTTTATCCAAAGCGAAAAATTATTGTCACTCCCGGACTTGTAGAAAGCGATGAAATTTCTAACATTGAATTGGCCAAAGCGATTGATGCTGTATTTGATATTGCCATCATTACAGGCGAACTGAATTCAAAAATCCTATCTAATCACATTCAGAAACCTCAAAAAATCATTCTCAAAGATAAGACCCAATTAGAGAATATATTAAAGGCAAGCACACATCAAGAAGACTTGATTCTTTTTGCAAACGACGCTCCAAGCTACATTTAG
- a CDS encoding acylphosphatase, translated as MIKTLKIKVTGKVQGVGYRKFSKAKADALKITGWSKNLSDGSVEIYAQGDGVHLENFLSLLKTGPIKAQVEDVKFETIADQNFSHFEILE; from the coding sequence ATGATCAAAACGCTTAAAATTAAAGTAACAGGAAAAGTGCAAGGAGTTGGCTATCGAAAATTTTCCAAAGCCAAAGCCGATGCATTAAAGATAACAGGATGGAGCAAAAACCTTTCTGATGGAAGCGTAGAAATCTATGCTCAAGGAGATGGGGTGCATCTTGAAAATTTTTTATCTTTACTAAAAACAGGTCCCATCAAAGCTCAGGTTGAAGATGTAAAATTCGAAACCATAGCAGATCAAAATTTCAGTCATTTTGAAATTCTAGAATGA